The Deinococcus sonorensis KR-87 genome includes a window with the following:
- a CDS encoding anti-sigma factor domain-containing protein, translated as MVKLDQDLLVDYALGLLPDEQMQEIEAQLNLDPQARQQLAAYLEGLSAMALDLPPAPVPPGAEDRLMARLQQDAPKAVPLPPAEPSARPRRVLWLALVAAAVAVMLVLVPVFRLTPERQLAQLQRQPGAVSRTVASPQGAELARLVRLPNGDAYVLMQADLPQDRQYQAWKVVGGKPVSLGLFRGRTFQTQLPAGTVFAVSVEPQGGSPQPTSAPLFAQTL; from the coding sequence GTGGTGAAGCTTGATCAGGACCTGCTCGTTGACTACGCGCTCGGCCTGCTGCCGGACGAGCAGATGCAGGAGATCGAGGCCCAGCTGAACCTCGATCCCCAGGCGCGGCAGCAGCTCGCGGCGTATCTGGAGGGGCTGAGCGCCATGGCGCTGGACCTGCCGCCCGCGCCGGTCCCGCCCGGCGCCGAGGACCGGCTGATGGCACGCCTGCAACAGGACGCACCGAAGGCCGTGCCGCTGCCTCCGGCGGAGCCGTCCGCCAGGCCGCGCCGGGTGCTGTGGCTGGCGCTGGTGGCGGCGGCCGTGGCCGTGATGCTGGTGCTGGTACCAGTGTTTCGGCTCACGCCGGAGCGTCAGCTGGCGCAGCTGCAGCGGCAGCCGGGCGCCGTCAGCCGCACGGTAGCCAGTCCGCAGGGTGCAGAGCTGGCCCGGCTGGTGCGCCTGCCCAATGGAGACGCTTACGTGCTGATGCAGGCCGACCTGCCCCAGGACCGGCAGTATCAGGCCTGGAAGGTGGTCGGCGGCAAGCCAGTGTCGCTGGGGCTGTTCCGGGGCCGGACGTTCCAGACCCAGCTGCCCGCCGGAACCGTCTTCGCCGTGAGTGTGGAACCGCAGGGCGGCAGCCCCCAGCCGACCAGCGCCCCGCTGTTCGCTCAGACGCTGTAG
- a CDS encoding sigma-70 family RNA polymerase sigma factor: MDLTDEDLIAQMALGQQDALRELHRRYAPYLYGLGRRMLRDQDDTENCVQDAFLNAWKAAGRFDRSLASAKTWLVTIAHRRFLQAIRDRKDASLPLEEWDAPTPARDQEDVLMAQRAVEILDDGERRLIELAYYQGHSHAELAQLTGMPLGTVKTRLRTALARMKTHLGGGERGEA, encoded by the coding sequence ATGGACCTGACCGATGAAGATCTGATTGCACAGATGGCGCTGGGCCAGCAGGATGCCCTGCGGGAACTGCATCGCCGCTACGCACCCTACCTGTACGGACTGGGGCGACGGATGCTGCGCGACCAGGACGACACCGAGAACTGTGTCCAGGATGCCTTCCTGAACGCCTGGAAGGCGGCAGGCCGCTTCGACCGCTCGCTGGCCTCGGCCAAGACCTGGCTCGTGACCATCGCGCACCGCCGCTTTCTGCAGGCGATCCGTGACCGCAAGGACGCCTCGCTGCCGCTGGAGGAGTGGGACGCCCCCACCCCGGCCCGCGATCAGGAGGATGTGCTGATGGCCCAGCGGGCGGTGGAGATTCTGGACGACGGAGAGCGGCGACTCATTGAACTCGCCTACTATCAGGGCCACAGCCACGCCGAACTGGCGCAGCTGACCGGAATGCCGCTCGGCACCGTCAAGACCCGGCTGCGCACCGCGCTGGCCCGCATGAAGACGCACCTGGGAGGAGGTGAACGTGGTGAAGCTTGA
- a CDS encoding twin-arginine translocase TatA/TatE family subunit: MPNLGFPEIMIILVVALLVFGPKKLPELGKSLGNGIREFRKSTQGLKDELSGAANPIPVHASTTEVIAPVVQPAVTLESPEHRA, encoded by the coding sequence ATGCCGAACCTGGGATTTCCCGAGATCATGATCATTCTGGTGGTGGCGTTGTTGGTGTTCGGACCCAAGAAGCTGCCGGAGCTCGGCAAGAGCCTGGGCAATGGCATTCGCGAGTTCCGGAAGAGCACCCAGGGCCTCAAGGACGAGCTGAGCGGGGCCGCGAACCCCATCCCGGTGCACGCGTCGACCACGGAGGTCATCGCGCCGGTCGTGCAGCCCGCCGTGACGCTGGAGAGCCCCGAGCACCGCGCCTGA
- a CDS encoding ferritin-like domain-containing protein, whose product MSQNDKSIKQPGRRQFLSTAGLVGAGAVLASCAPVVAQVPPKQNIDVDVLNFALNLEYLEAAFYLAAVGRIGELPGGTAAVGLPSGFDGKTAIKFADPAVAAYANEIAQDELNHVNFLRAALGASAVARPVLDIGPAFAAAANAAAYNAKLITSPTTLTPAFNPYLNDLFFLHGAFIFEDVGVTAYKGAARLITNPDYLEAAAGILAVEAYHAGEIRTLLYGQKDVKTPYGVTVAQLIQAISDLRDAVDGSTDDDQGIVGGTGNPDFVAGGSANIVAADKNSIAYSRTTDQVLNIVYLGGKGKGGFYPNGLNGNIK is encoded by the coding sequence ATGAGCCAGAATGACAAGAGCATCAAACAGCCGGGCCGCCGTCAGTTTCTGAGCACCGCCGGTCTGGTCGGTGCGGGCGCCGTGTTGGCCTCCTGCGCCCCGGTGGTCGCGCAGGTGCCGCCCAAGCAGAACATCGACGTGGACGTGCTGAACTTCGCGCTGAACCTGGAGTACCTGGAGGCCGCCTTCTACCTGGCCGCCGTGGGCCGCATTGGTGAGCTGCCGGGCGGTACCGCGGCCGTGGGGCTGCCCAGCGGCTTCGACGGCAAGACGGCCATCAAGTTTGCCGACCCGGCCGTGGCCGCCTACGCCAACGAGATCGCTCAGGACGAGCTGAACCACGTCAACTTCCTGCGTGCTGCGCTGGGGGCCAGTGCCGTGGCGCGTCCTGTCCTGGACATCGGGCCGGCCTTCGCGGCTGCCGCCAACGCCGCGGCTTACAACGCCAAGCTGATCACCTCCCCGACCACCCTGACGCCCGCTTTCAACCCCTACCTCAACGACCTGTTTTTCCTGCACGGCGCGTTCATTTTTGAGGACGTGGGCGTCACCGCGTACAAGGGCGCTGCCCGGCTGATCACCAACCCCGACTACCTGGAAGCGGCGGCCGGCATTCTGGCGGTTGAGGCCTACCACGCCGGCGAAATCCGTACCCTGCTGTACGGTCAGAAGGACGTCAAGACGCCGTATGGCGTGACCGTTGCCCAGCTGATCCAGGCCATCAGTGACCTGCGTGACGCCGTGGACGGCAGCACCGACGACGACCAGGGCATCGTGGGCGGCACCGGCAACCCCGACTTCGTGGCCGGTGGTAGCGCCAACATCGTCGCAGCTGACAAAAACAGCATCGCCTACAGCCGCACCACCGACCAGGTGCTGAACATTGTGTACCTGGGCGGCAAGGGCAAGGGTGGCTTCTACCCGAACGGCCTGAACGGCAACATCAAGTAA
- a CDS encoding RluA family pseudouridine synthase, which translates to MTQATVLQLTALPGRLDAVIAQLSGASRSQVASWIEAGQVQLDGQPVQKASLKLRGGEVLTVQVPPPPASHVLPETVALDVLYEDDALIAVNKPAGMTTHPAPGVLSGTLVNALLGRISLPEQEGHDEAGGYRPGIVHRLDKDTSGVIVVAKTVQAHARLAESFHDRETHKTYLAIAAGQWAALKPVHVDAPIGRHPVARQRMTVGGAQPREAQTLFTPLSRHPDGHGRTLVLVQAEPRTGRTHQLRVHLAHLNSPILGDTVYGRASTVIGRQALHAWRLTLPHPLTGEPLHLEAPPPPDLLDAWVRLGGTLPEQLGAPHEPK; encoded by the coding sequence ATGACCCAGGCCACCGTGTTGCAGCTCACTGCCCTCCCCGGCCGCCTGGACGCGGTGATCGCGCAGCTGTCCGGGGCCAGCCGCTCGCAGGTGGCCAGCTGGATTGAGGCCGGGCAGGTGCAGCTGGATGGCCAGCCGGTGCAGAAGGCCAGCCTGAAACTGCGTGGGGGTGAAGTCCTGACTGTCCAGGTGCCGCCGCCGCCCGCCAGCCACGTGCTGCCGGAGACCGTAGCACTGGACGTGCTGTACGAGGACGACGCCCTGATCGCGGTCAACAAGCCGGCCGGCATGACCACCCACCCGGCTCCGGGCGTGCTGAGCGGCACGCTGGTGAACGCGCTGCTGGGCCGCATAAGCCTGCCGGAGCAGGAGGGCCACGACGAAGCCGGCGGCTACCGGCCCGGTATCGTTCACCGGCTCGACAAGGACACCAGCGGCGTAATCGTGGTGGCCAAGACGGTGCAGGCGCATGCCCGGCTGGCCGAGAGCTTCCACGACCGGGAGACGCATAAGACCTACCTGGCGATTGCGGCCGGCCAGTGGGCGGCGCTGAAGCCGGTGCATGTAGACGCGCCCATCGGGCGGCACCCGGTGGCCCGCCAGCGCATGACCGTGGGCGGGGCCCAGCCGCGCGAGGCGCAGACGCTCTTCACGCCACTCAGCCGTCATCCGGATGGTCATGGCCGCACGCTGGTGCTGGTCCAGGCGGAACCGCGCACCGGCCGCACCCATCAGCTGCGGGTGCATCTGGCGCACCTGAACAGCCCGATCCTGGGCGACACGGTGTACGGCCGGGCCAGCACCGTGATCGGGCGACAGGCGCTGCACGCGTGGCGACTGACCCTCCCCCATCCGCTGACCGGCGAGCCGCTACATCTGGAGGCGCCCCCACCCCCCGACCTGCTGGATGCCTGGGTCCGGCTGGGCGGCACGCTCCCGGAGCAGCTGGGCGCGCCTCACGAACCTAAATAA
- a CDS encoding superoxide dismutase yields MPKLELPKLPYAYDALEPHIDARTMEIHHTKHHQTYVDNANKALEGSDLAEQSPEQLIRNLDSVPADKKGVLRNNVGGHVNHSMFWTLLSPNGSGQPSGELAQAIERDFGSFEAFKTQFEDAAKARFGSGWAWLVAQGGKLAVVSTANQDNPLMGEAVAGVSGTPLLGVDVWEHAYYLNYQNRRPDYLKAFWNVVNWDEVSRLYQQSQ; encoded by the coding sequence ATGCCCAAGCTCGAACTGCCCAAGCTGCCCTATGCCTACGACGCGCTGGAGCCTCACATCGACGCCCGCACCATGGAGATTCACCACACCAAGCACCACCAGACCTACGTGGACAACGCCAACAAGGCCCTGGAAGGCAGCGACCTCGCCGAGCAGTCGCCTGAGCAGCTGATCCGGAACCTGGACAGCGTGCCGGCCGACAAGAAGGGGGTGCTGCGCAACAACGTGGGCGGCCACGTCAACCACTCGATGTTCTGGACCCTGCTGAGCCCGAACGGCAGCGGCCAGCCGAGCGGCGAACTCGCCCAGGCCATCGAGCGCGACTTCGGGTCTTTCGAGGCGTTCAAGACCCAGTTCGAGGACGCGGCCAAGGCCCGGTTCGGCTCCGGCTGGGCCTGGCTGGTGGCGCAGGGCGGCAAGCTGGCAGTGGTGAGCACCGCCAACCAGGACAACCCGCTGATGGGCGAGGCGGTGGCGGGCGTGAGCGGCACCCCGCTGCTGGGCGTGGACGTGTGGGAGCACGCCTACTACCTCAACTACCAGAACCGCCGTCCGGATTACCTGAAGGCCTTCTGGAACG